A single window of Scylla paramamosain isolate STU-SP2022 chromosome 27, ASM3559412v1, whole genome shotgun sequence DNA harbors:
- the LOC135114311 gene encoding histone H4-like yields the protein MTGRGKGGKGLGKGGAKRHRKVLRDNIQGITKPVIRRLARRGGVKRISGLIHEETRGVLKVFLENVIRDAVTYTEHAKRKTVTAMDVVYALKRQGRTLYGFGG from the coding sequence atgactggccgcggcaagggaggcaagggtcttggaaagggaggcgccaagcgtcaccgtaaggttctgcgtgataacatccagggaatcaccaagcctgttatccgtcgtctagctcgccgaggtggcgtcaagcgcatctctggtctcatccacgaggagactcgtggggtgctcaaggtgttccttgagaacgttatcagggatgctgtcacctataccgagcatgccaagcgtaagaccgttactgccatggacgttgtctacgccctcaagcgtcagggccgtaccctgtacggatttggtggttaa